The DNA window GGCGCCAATCACCGCCAGCACCGACGCGATCTCCAAACCTGCGAAGATGATCACCAGTGCCGATGGAATCCGCAAGTGGCGCAAGGTCTGCATTGGCGTCGCCCCGAAGGCGCGCATCATCTCCAGCTGGTTCAGGTCGATCGAGCGGAAACCGGCGATCACGCTCACCAGCACCGGAAAGAAGCACAGCAGCGCGGTAATGATGACCTTCGAGGTCAGGCCATAGCCGAACCACAATACGAACAGCGGCGCAATGGCGATCTTCGGCACGGTCTGCAACGCCACCAGATACGGGTAGATCAGTTCATCGAGCACCGGCACGGTGGCGATCAGGCTGCCGCACAGCAAACCCGCGAGAGCCCCGGCGAACAGCCCGCTCAAGATCGATGTCAGCGTCGCGGCGAAGTGCGGCCAGATCTCG is part of the Bradyrhizobium erythrophlei genome and encodes:
- a CDS encoding ABC transporter permease is translated as MTSKSIRAAQSLLLLCLVVGAWEGISRVFDISPLVMPMPSAIAERFVELIQTGEIWPHFAATLTSILSGLFAGALAGLLCGSLIATVPVLDELIYPYLVALQTVPKIAIAPLFVLWFGYGLTSKVIITALLCFFPVLVSVIAGFRSIDLNQLEMMRAFGATPMQTLRHLRIPSALVIIFAGLEIASVLAVIGAVVGEFVGAQVGLGYLISALNFNLDVAGMFAVLIFLAIIGLTLHGLVKYAKGRLVFWVRSEPDRILG